One Candidatus Hydrogenedentota bacterium genomic window carries:
- a CDS encoding SLC13 family permease, producing the protein MDWFQAGFTLAILTCIFAGLVMNYAADALFIAGAVLLCVAGVISPDEAFAGFSNHGMLTIAALFVVTAALAETGALAVLGRWFLGRAKTETSVLARMSLSITTSSAFLNNTPIVAMFIPVVNQWCKAHGKAPSRLLIPVSYFAILGGTCTLIGTSTNLVVNGMMTEAYHADPAANAGLRPMGLFEMSVVGVPCAVAGIAYLLLLGRRLLPERKGFMEQMNEAVREYLANMEVRTGCSLVGETVADAGLRRLDGLFLLEIQRGDEVIAPVEPNVIVREQDVLTFTGAVRHIVDLERISGLVPVADPHYEHRAAERRGHMLYEAVMSNRSPLIGQTIRDSNFRARFNAAVVAVNRGGERLKGRVGDIVLRPGDTLLLQAGPHFRAAYRSNPDFYLVSGVDDSRSVRDDRAVMSLLLLGLLVVLMAANVVPIVLAAFIVASLMIVTNCISLGDARESIDLSTLLTICAAFGVSKALVNSGLAEQAAHLLAVTAGQYGPHVMLAGVFLVTAVFTELVTNNAAAALMFPFAVSMAEQAHLSPRPFVMAVAFAASASFVTPIGYQTNLMVLGPGGYKVTDFARVGLPLSLLVWALGTLLIPLAWPF; encoded by the coding sequence ATGGATTGGTTTCAAGCCGGTTTCACCTTGGCAATCTTGACCTGTATCTTCGCCGGACTGGTCATGAATTACGCCGCCGACGCCTTGTTCATCGCCGGAGCGGTCTTGTTGTGCGTCGCCGGGGTGATCAGCCCCGACGAAGCCTTCGCGGGTTTTTCGAACCACGGCATGCTCACGATCGCCGCGTTGTTCGTCGTGACGGCCGCGCTTGCCGAAACGGGTGCGCTTGCCGTGCTCGGGCGCTGGTTCCTGGGCCGCGCGAAAACCGAGACTTCCGTCCTCGCGCGGATGTCCCTGTCCATTACCACGTCCAGCGCGTTCTTGAACAATACGCCGATCGTGGCCATGTTCATCCCTGTGGTAAACCAGTGGTGCAAGGCCCATGGAAAGGCCCCGTCTCGCCTGCTGATTCCCGTTTCCTACTTCGCGATCCTCGGCGGCACCTGCACCCTGATCGGCACGAGCACCAACCTCGTGGTCAATGGCATGATGACGGAAGCCTACCATGCGGACCCCGCGGCGAACGCGGGCTTGCGGCCCATGGGTCTGTTCGAGATGAGCGTCGTGGGCGTGCCCTGCGCGGTCGCGGGCATCGCCTATCTTCTCCTGCTCGGGCGGCGCCTGCTCCCCGAGCGCAAGGGGTTCATGGAACAGATGAACGAGGCCGTCCGCGAGTATCTGGCCAACATGGAAGTGCGAACTGGGTGCAGCCTGGTCGGCGAGACCGTCGCCGACGCCGGTCTGCGCCGTCTCGACGGTCTGTTCCTCCTCGAGATTCAGCGTGGCGACGAGGTCATTGCCCCGGTCGAGCCGAACGTCATCGTGCGCGAACAAGACGTGCTGACCTTTACCGGCGCGGTGCGGCACATCGTGGACCTCGAAAGAATTTCGGGTCTGGTGCCTGTGGCGGATCCCCATTATGAGCATCGCGCCGCCGAGCGCCGGGGACACATGCTCTACGAGGCCGTCATGTCCAACCGCTCCCCGCTCATCGGCCAGACGATACGCGACAGCAACTTCCGCGCCCGGTTCAATGCCGCCGTCGTGGCCGTGAACCGCGGCGGCGAGCGGCTCAAGGGCCGCGTGGGCGATATCGTCCTGCGCCCCGGCGACACGCTATTGCTTCAGGCGGGCCCCCACTTCCGCGCCGCGTACCGCAGCAACCCCGATTTCTACCTTGTAAGCGGCGTCGACGACTCGCGCTCGGTCCGGGACGACCGCGCCGTGATGTCCCTGCTGCTGCTCGGGCTCCTGGTGGTGCTTATGGCGGCGAACGTCGTACCCATCGTCCTGGCGGCCTTCATCGTTGCCAGCCTGATGATCGTGACCAACTGTATCTCCCTTGGCGATGCGCGCGAGAGCATCGACCTCTCGACCCTGTTGACCATCTGCGCCGCCTTTGGGGTCAGCAAAGCCCTCGTAAACTCGGGCTTGGCGGAGCAAGCTGCCCACCTGCTTGCCGTCACCGCAGGACAATACGGGCCCCACGTCATGCTGGCCGGGGTGTTTCTCGTGACGGCGGTGTTCACGGAACTCGTGACCAACAACGCCGCCGCCGCGCTCATGTTCCCCTTTGCGGTCTCAATGGCGGAACAAGCCCACCTGAGCCCGCGCCCCTTCGTCATGGCAGTGGCTTTCGCCGCCTCGGCAAGCTTCGTCACCCCCATCGGCTACCAGACCAATCTCATGGTCCTCGGGCCCGGCGGCTACAAAGTCACGGACTTCGCCCGCGTCGGCCTCCCCCTCAGCCTGCTGGTGTGGGCGCTAGGCACCCTGCTCATCCCGCTTGCCTGGCCGTTCTGA